One region of Acidobacteriota bacterium genomic DNA includes:
- a CDS encoding PRC-barrel domain-containing protein, producing MKEINIGAAVISGNQEIGRIEQVILDCDTYEASHLVVKQGNAFQSQLRVMPIGWVSSAEHNRVHTGHSEKELAALPNFEVQHYARLDQLDEERLEHPRSKIKPSDWINYFVPLVTGALGGAYDPPGVRVTDPLLSANESAIGRGVAVESSDGHKVGEVQEVLFSEPDWRLSGVIIGRGFILTHPMKVAADWIVKITADKIMLNRTKSQVEQWEKEQV from the coding sequence TCGGAGCCGCCGTCATCAGCGGCAATCAGGAAATTGGTCGAATCGAACAGGTGATTCTGGATTGTGACACTTACGAAGCGTCGCATCTGGTGGTCAAGCAGGGAAATGCGTTTCAGTCTCAGCTTCGTGTGATGCCGATTGGCTGGGTGTCCAGCGCCGAACACAATCGAGTCCACACCGGTCATTCGGAAAAGGAACTGGCCGCATTGCCAAATTTCGAGGTGCAGCATTACGCGCGGCTGGATCAGTTGGATGAAGAGCGGTTGGAACATCCGCGGTCAAAGATTAAACCTTCTGATTGGATCAATTACTTTGTTCCTCTGGTGACTGGGGCACTGGGCGGAGCATACGACCCGCCGGGAGTTCGCGTGACCGATCCGCTTCTTTCGGCGAATGAAAGCGCCATCGGGCGGGGGGTGGCGGTGGAATCCAGCGATGGACACAAAGTCGGCGAAGTTCAGGAAGTATTGTTCAGCGAACCGGATTGGCGATTGAGCGGCGTCATCATCGGACGCGGATTCATTCTAACGCATCCGATGAAAGTCGCAGCCGATTGGATTGTGAAAATCACGGCGGACAAAATCATGCTGAATCGCACCAAATCACAAGTTGAGCAGTGGGAAAAAGAGCAGGTTTGA
- a CDS encoding VWA domain-containing protein: MRSTKPARLVIVLLFALGLFLGGALSVAAQSGRKPKPESADPKHKTIDPNAEEEPGKSSRPLADNTPVTVGEDGTLKMDTTMVTIPATVLDRDGRFVPTLKRKDFELYEDGIKQEIEHLRPVEEPFNVVLLLDTSESTAFRHEDIQNAAFEFVEQLRRDDKVMIASFDSQIEVWCEFTNSRETLRNAIYRVNRGGSTRLYDALDLIITEELRKAQGRKAIVLFSDGVDTSSRYSARRALQLVEESDALVYSIYYDTGYDGQGGPLGQPGGRGIPPIGYPGTPPIMLPPTRRPGSRWPFINYQFPGQNRRGGRASSADSARGRQFMEDVANRSGARFYQAYSLSNLSRAFEQIAEELRQQYAISYYPTNAEQDGSYRQVKVRISPSSQHQGLIVRARDGYRAASKGKNTDSETNDRKRPEIKRRTFAPEAISSRQENP, translated from the coding sequence ATGAGAAGTACTAAACCTGCACGTCTGGTTATCGTGTTGCTGTTTGCCCTTGGTCTGTTTCTGGGCGGCGCATTGTCCGTAGCGGCGCAATCGGGCCGCAAACCCAAACCGGAATCCGCCGATCCCAAACACAAAACCATTGATCCGAACGCCGAAGAAGAACCCGGGAAATCTTCCAGACCATTGGCGGACAATACACCGGTCACCGTGGGCGAAGACGGAACCCTGAAAATGGACACCACGATGGTGACCATTCCGGCAACCGTGCTGGATCGTGATGGTCGTTTCGTCCCAACCCTCAAGCGCAAAGATTTCGAGCTGTACGAAGACGGCATCAAACAGGAAATCGAACACCTGCGCCCCGTGGAAGAACCGTTCAACGTCGTGCTGTTGCTGGACACATCGGAAAGCACGGCGTTTCGCCACGAAGACATCCAGAACGCAGCGTTTGAGTTTGTCGAACAGTTGCGCCGCGACGACAAGGTGATGATCGCTTCGTTCGACAGCCAGATCGAGGTCTGGTGTGAGTTCACCAATTCGCGGGAAACTTTGCGCAACGCCATTTACCGTGTCAATCGTGGCGGCAGCACACGGCTGTACGATGCATTGGATTTGATCATTACCGAAGAACTCCGAAAGGCGCAGGGTCGCAAAGCCATCGTACTGTTCAGCGACGGCGTTGACACTTCCAGCCGTTATTCCGCCCGCCGCGCCCTGCAATTGGTCGAAGAATCCGATGCGCTGGTGTATTCGATTTATTACGACACGGGATATGACGGTCAAGGTGGGCCGTTGGGTCAACCCGGTGGCCGAGGAATTCCACCCATTGGTTACCCCGGCACTCCGCCGATTATGTTGCCGCCCACGCGACGGCCTGGAAGCCGCTGGCCATTTATCAATTATCAGTTTCCAGGGCAAAACCGCCGAGGTGGGAGAGCATCGTCCGCCGATTCGGCTCGCGGCAGACAGTTTATGGAAGACGTTGCCAATCGCAGCGGCGCGCGGTTTTATCAGGCGTATTCGCTTTCCAATTTGAGCCGCGCGTTCGAGCAAATCGCCGAAGAATTACGCCAGCAATACGCCATCAGTTATTACCCGACAAATGCCGAACAAGACGGTTCGTACCGCCAGGTCAAAGTCCGCATCAGTCCGTCCAGCCAACATCAAGGCTTGATTGTTCGCGCACGCGACGGATACCGCGCAGCGTCCAAAGGCAAGAACACGGACAGCGAGACAAATGACCGCAAACGACCGGAAATTAAACGCCGAACGTTTGCGCCGGAAGCAATTTCGAGTAGACAGGAAAATCCATAA
- a CDS encoding YihY/virulence factor BrkB family protein, whose protein sequence is MNETQKIQPAPPTTAQRLSQTTLLADATEPEKTGRGFGFYVRGSMLFFKKMWPTIYELTSTETYVNASAIAFNVMLSFFSFVVLIGSFLIHIANSQRAYETLFRLMRSLMPKESTVLLTSLDQVTRGPAGKATLLSFGLMIFSASGVFQPLEAALNRAWKFPERNFIKQYLLYMLMVLICSIIILCPVALGSVYDFLLVSVFGQSPVRDWFFKLAGPVMLLPFLALLFFVIYYFVPNGKVKLNQVIFTSVATAVLWLLATFVFWLALPLFDFSGSYNQLSSLMALVTWVFISSFILIMGADLSARQIIPQSWTGWMPLKATKKLDEAMPQSSKVSQV, encoded by the coding sequence ATGAACGAAACGCAAAAAATTCAACCTGCTCCACCAACGACTGCTCAACGGTTGAGCCAGACGACATTGCTGGCCGATGCGACGGAACCCGAAAAAACCGGGCGCGGTTTCGGCTTTTATGTGCGCGGCAGCATGCTGTTTTTCAAAAAGATGTGGCCGACGATTTACGAACTGACTTCAACGGAAACTTACGTCAATGCGTCGGCCATTGCGTTCAACGTCATGCTGTCGTTTTTTTCGTTTGTCGTATTGATCGGCAGCTTTCTGATTCACATCGCCAATTCGCAGCGCGCTTATGAAACGCTGTTTCGGTTAATGCGGTCGTTGATGCCCAAAGAATCCACCGTGTTGTTGACCAGTCTGGATCAGGTGACGCGCGGGCCAGCCGGAAAAGCGACGCTGCTTTCGTTCGGGTTGATGATCTTTTCGGCTTCGGGCGTGTTCCAACCGCTGGAAGCCGCGTTGAATCGCGCCTGGAAATTCCCGGAGCGAAATTTCATCAAACAGTATTTGCTCTATATGTTGATGGTATTGATCTGTTCGATCATCATTTTGTGTCCTGTGGCGCTGGGCAGTGTGTACGATTTTCTGTTGGTCAGCGTGTTCGGCCAATCGCCGGTGCGCGACTGGTTTTTCAAACTCGCCGGCCCGGTTATGCTGTTGCCGTTTCTGGCATTACTGTTTTTCGTAATTTATTACTTTGTGCCCAATGGCAAAGTGAAGCTCAATCAGGTGATTTTCACTTCGGTGGCGACGGCGGTGTTGTGGTTATTGGCAACCTTTGTATTCTGGTTGGCGTTGCCGTTGTTTGATTTCAGCGGCAGTTACAATCAATTATCTTCGCTGATGGCGTTGGTGACGTGGGTTTTCATCTCCTCGTTCATTTTGATTATGGGAGCGGATTTGTCTGCGCGACAGATTATTCCGCAATCCTGGACGGGTTGGATGCCGCTGAAAGCGACGAAAAAGCTGGACGAAGCGATGCCGCAAAGTTCCAAAGTTTCGCAAGTTTGA
- a CDS encoding ERAP1-like C-terminal domain-containing protein, producing the protein MKTTLRMLLGLFFSIGISTMSFSQTTDDALLAEGVSRELARHRAAGISDVRYRLSIELKPGASRFAGSEEITLKLADTASPVIVDFRDLDAAGKIIEGTVRNVIVNGKPAAGIRQTNGHVVLPADLFKVGENSIKLDFESGVATANRPVIRYKDQDDGSEYIYTLFVPMDASLAFPCFDQPDLKARFSFTAETPAGWMVIGNTDIAKTETSDGKRRTQFSETKPISTYLFSFAAGAFREIVGKQIAESTSSTPLRVFVRQSKLKRAEEEWPEVERLAREGTKHFEAFFNHKFPFPKYDQVLIPGFAYGGMEHAGATFLREDSILFRTTPTQSDKYGRASLVLHELAHQWFGDLVTMRWFDDLWLKEGFANLMAYHAMAAIYDPAQMWRRFYQSHKPVAYGIDSTKGTTPIYQEVRNLKDAKSAYGAIVYQKAPSLLRALSFVLNAGGGEDKFRDGVRLFLKEHAYGNAEWSDLIGACERASGQKLMAWADAWIKRRGMPQIDVVLDCNAGKIEKLELRQHDVLSEGGIWPIKTELLLAYDSEAPVRIPANFNTAKTSIAAAAGKQCPVYVFANSGDYGYGRFMLDARSRQAVMERIGKVDDVLLKTMLWGALWDSVREAELNPSEFVALVLKTLPTETDEELTQTLLGRAGTAFQRYLSPQRQTAVAPELESLCFDRMTRASELGLRITFFRAFRNVTTTATARQRLKDILSGKLTLPGVEIKPLDRWQIIRVLLANSDAEGLALLEAEHKRDATDDGRKQAYIVEAARADAETKRRYFDDYTRNKAVAEDWIEGSLSAFNSINQSALTLPYLKPALAALPQVKRERKIFFVLAWLNAFIGGQTDKAPLDQVQEFLRTNKLDRDLELKVMEVLDELKRTVRIREKFD; encoded by the coding sequence ATGAAAACAACATTGCGAATGCTGCTGGGGCTTTTCTTTTCGATTGGAATTTCGACGATGAGTTTTTCACAAACAACTGACGATGCGTTGCTGGCCGAAGGCGTGTCACGCGAACTCGCGCGCCATCGCGCCGCGGGGATTTCCGATGTGCGCTATCGCCTTTCGATTGAACTCAAACCCGGCGCATCGCGTTTTGCTGGCAGCGAAGAAATTACGCTGAAACTCGCCGACACCGCTTCGCCAGTGATTGTGGATTTTCGCGATCTGGATGCGGCGGGAAAAATCATCGAAGGAACGGTCCGCAATGTCATCGTCAACGGCAAGCCGGCAGCCGGAATTCGTCAAACCAATGGACACGTCGTTCTGCCTGCCGACTTGTTTAAGGTCGGTGAAAATTCCATCAAGCTCGACTTTGAATCCGGCGTTGCCACAGCCAACCGTCCCGTCATTCGGTACAAAGATCAGGATGACGGCAGCGAATACATTTACACGCTGTTTGTGCCGATGGATGCCAGTCTGGCGTTCCCGTGTTTTGATCAGCCGGATTTGAAAGCGCGCTTTAGCTTTACTGCCGAAACCCCAGCGGGCTGGATGGTGATTGGCAACACGGACATTGCCAAAACGGAAACATCTGATGGCAAACGCCGAACGCAGTTTTCCGAAACCAAACCGATCAGCACCTACCTGTTTTCGTTTGCCGCCGGAGCGTTCAGGGAAATCGTCGGCAAGCAAATCGCCGAAAGTACATCGTCCACACCGCTGCGTGTGTTTGTTCGCCAATCCAAACTCAAACGCGCGGAAGAAGAATGGCCGGAAGTTGAGCGGTTGGCGCGCGAGGGCACCAAACATTTTGAAGCATTTTTCAATCATAAATTTCCGTTTCCCAAGTACGATCAGGTTTTAATCCCGGGCTTCGCCTACGGCGGGATGGAGCACGCCGGAGCCACGTTTTTGCGCGAAGATTCGATTCTGTTTCGCACCACGCCGACGCAGAGCGACAAATACGGGCGCGCTTCACTGGTGTTGCACGAACTGGCGCATCAATGGTTCGGGGATCTGGTGACGATGCGCTGGTTTGATGATTTGTGGCTGAAAGAAGGCTTCGCCAACCTGATGGCCTATCATGCGATGGCGGCGATTTACGATCCGGCGCAAATGTGGCGGCGCTTTTACCAATCACACAAACCCGTGGCGTACGGCATTGATTCCACCAAAGGCACCACGCCGATTTATCAGGAAGTTCGCAATCTGAAAGACGCCAAATCGGCGTACGGCGCAATCGTGTACCAGAAAGCGCCCAGCCTGTTGCGCGCGTTGTCGTTCGTCCTTAATGCCGGAGGGGGCGAAGACAAATTCCGCGACGGCGTTCGGTTGTTTTTGAAAGAGCACGCTTACGGCAACGCCGAGTGGAGCGATTTGATCGGCGCTTGCGAACGCGCATCCGGGCAGAAATTGATGGCTTGGGCGGACGCCTGGATCAAACGCCGAGGCATGCCGCAAATTGACGTGGTGCTGGATTGCAACGCCGGAAAGATCGAAAAACTGGAACTGAGGCAGCACGATGTATTGAGCGAAGGCGGCATCTGGCCGATCAAGACGGAATTGCTGCTGGCGTATGACAGCGAAGCGCCTGTGCGAATTCCCGCAAACTTTAACACCGCAAAAACTTCAATAGCCGCAGCCGCAGGCAAACAATGTCCGGTTTATGTCTTTGCCAACTCCGGCGATTACGGTTACGGACGCTTCATGCTCGACGCGCGCAGCCGCCAAGCCGTGATGGAACGAATCGGCAAGGTTGACGACGTGCTGCTGAAAACGATGCTCTGGGGCGCGCTGTGGGATTCCGTGCGCGAAGCGGAACTCAATCCCAGCGAATTCGTCGCGCTGGTGTTAAAAACTTTGCCAACGGAAACCGATGAAGAGCTAACGCAGACATTGCTCGGTCGGGCAGGAACTGCGTTTCAGCGTTATTTGTCGCCACAACGGCAAACCGCTGTCGCGCCGGAGCTTGAAAGCCTGTGTTTCGACCGAATGACCAGGGCCAGCGAACTTGGATTGCGCATCACATTCTTTCGTGCCTTTCGCAATGTGACGACAACTGCAACCGCTCGACAGCGCCTGAAAGATATTCTTTCCGGCAAGCTCACGCTTCCCGGTGTGGAGATCAAACCGCTTGATCGGTGGCAAATCATTCGAGTCTTGTTGGCCAACAGCGACGCTGAAGGGTTGGCGCTGCTCGAAGCCGAACACAAACGCGATGCTACTGACGACGGTCGCAAACAGGCGTACATTGTCGAAGCCGCTCGTGCCGATGCCGAAACCAAGCGGCGATATTTCGACGATTACACCCGAAACAAAGCCGTTGCCGAGGACTGGATCGAAGGCAGTTTGAGCGCATTCAACTCTATCAACCAGTCTGCGTTGACGCTGCCCTATCTGAAGCCGGCGCTTGCTGCGCTGCCGCAGGTCAAACGCGAACGTAAGATTTTCTTCGTGCTGGCGTGGCTGAACGCTTTTATTGGCGGCCAGACCGACAAAGCTCCGCTGGATCAGGTGCAGGAATTTTTGCGAACGAACAAACTGGATCGGGATTTGGAATTGAAAGTGATGGAAGTACTGGATGAATTGAAGCGCACCGTGCGGATTCGTGAAAAGTTTGACTGA
- a CDS encoding tetratricopeptide repeat protein, whose product MNASRQRRLXXGVADATRWAARLFPALKRRAKISRRSAAKKNRPQIHSFTGTLCLAVVVTFSLLSNACISPEKEKLEHIAKGKDYLAKKQFAEARLEFRSALKIDKKLVEAQFGLGEAALALGYVQEAAEAYYEAMRIDGNNLDARVRVGSLLVEYETEEGTKEAERLANEVAQKNPNHVENRVLIADVRAAQKRWAEAEAEFQKAIALDPNRIETYLHQARYYERRAKNDEALAQAFHSKAEEVFRQLIERNSQSVNARLAFGDFLFANKREAEAEQQLLLAYQADPTDKLVLVALRRFYEAQQQFDKAEQFLTKLVELDPDKTAGRAQIIDLHARTGRVYQAVTEYQQLLKDDPKYLRGYSRLAELLLELGDVNGATKHVEEALRQSPQDTDALLMRGRLRSLNGQHREAISDLDQVLRLEPAMPAALYYAADANLQNNDATQARLFVNRLLSFYPRNPMGLLMQVRINLAENKAADAEKTSTQIIAAIAELKSNQTALKAARIPEDTLPDWESKAYVSRAVARIQLRNYLEAQSDLERAAQIDRRSPEPYVNLAVVNMLRGDLTGAQRAAERAVDLAPSSLSAATTLVNVYIRQKNYRIAHDRLTQLINDQPTRLQLQELKARVLIAQGDSANAEATLRDILQTDPNYLNAYFLLSDFYQSSQQQTDRAIAELTRLISLRPTNAQQVAQAHLFIAMLEEGRGNFDAAVTNYEQMLSYDKRSIGAAIALNNLAWIYADKGKGNLDKATDYARSAITIAPEANFFDTLGYAYYKKRQFDVAIEQFRKAIDRRPDNPAYHLHLARALRDNGNTQQARTSYERALQFSGANFKESDQARLELAALRRY is encoded by the coding sequence ATGAACGCGTCGCGTCAGCGACGCCTGAANNCAGGCGTCGCTGACGCGACGCGGTGGGCCGCGCGGCTGTTCCCGGCGTTAAAACGCCGGGCTAAAATCAGCCGCCGCTCTGCGGCGAAAAAAAATCGCCCTCAAATTCATAGCTTCACCGGCACATTGTGCCTGGCTGTCGTCGTTACCTTTTCATTGCTGAGCAATGCATGCATTTCGCCGGAAAAGGAAAAGCTGGAACATATCGCCAAAGGCAAAGACTATCTCGCCAAAAAACAATTCGCGGAAGCTCGCCTGGAATTCCGCAGCGCGCTGAAAATTGACAAGAAACTGGTCGAAGCGCAGTTCGGGCTTGGCGAAGCGGCGCTGGCGCTTGGGTACGTTCAGGAAGCCGCCGAAGCCTACTACGAAGCGATGCGAATTGACGGCAACAACCTTGACGCCAGAGTCCGCGTCGGCAGTCTGCTGGTTGAATACGAAACCGAAGAAGGCACTAAGGAAGCCGAGCGGCTGGCCAACGAAGTCGCACAGAAAAATCCCAACCATGTCGAAAACCGCGTTTTGATCGCCGATGTGCGCGCCGCGCAAAAACGTTGGGCGGAAGCCGAAGCCGAATTTCAAAAGGCCATCGCGCTCGACCCGAATCGGATTGAAACCTATCTGCATCAAGCGCGCTATTACGAACGCCGCGCCAAAAACGATGAAGCGCTGGCGCAGGCCTTCCATTCCAAAGCCGAAGAAGTGTTTCGCCAATTGATCGAACGCAATTCGCAATCCGTCAATGCGCGGTTGGCATTTGGCGATTTTCTGTTTGCCAACAAACGCGAAGCCGAAGCCGAACAGCAGTTGCTGCTAGCTTATCAGGCTGACCCAACGGATAAATTGGTGCTGGTCGCGTTGCGTCGTTTTTACGAAGCGCAGCAGCAATTCGACAAAGCCGAACAGTTTTTGACCAAACTGGTCGAACTCGATCCGGACAAAACTGCCGGGCGGGCACAAATCATTGACCTGCACGCGCGAACCGGTCGTGTTTATCAGGCCGTCACCGAATATCAGCAACTGCTCAAAGACGATCCGAAGTACTTGCGCGGGTATTCGCGATTGGCGGAATTATTGCTGGAACTTGGCGATGTCAACGGCGCAACCAAACACGTCGAAGAAGCGTTACGGCAAAGCCCACAGGACACAGACGCGCTGCTGATGCGGGGGCGGTTGCGTTCCCTGAACGGCCAGCATCGCGAAGCCATCAGCGATCTGGATCAGGTGTTGCGGCTGGAACCGGCCATGCCTGCGGCGCTGTATTACGCCGCAGACGCCAATCTGCAGAACAATGACGCCACCCAAGCGCGACTGTTCGTCAATCGGTTGCTCAGTTTTTATCCGCGAAACCCCATGGGATTGCTGATGCAGGTCAGGATCAATCTGGCGGAAAACAAAGCTGCTGACGCGGAAAAAACTTCGACGCAAATCATCGCCGCCATTGCGGAACTGAAATCGAATCAGACGGCTCTGAAAGCCGCGCGCATTCCTGAAGACACGCTGCCCGATTGGGAAAGCAAAGCCTATGTTTCGCGCGCGGTGGCGCGAATACAACTGCGCAATTACCTTGAAGCGCAAAGCGACCTGGAACGCGCGGCCCAGATTGATCGCCGCAGCCCGGAACCCTACGTCAATCTGGCGGTCGTAAATATGCTGCGCGGTGATCTGACGGGAGCGCAACGTGCCGCCGAACGCGCTGTAGATCTGGCGCCAAGCAGTTTGTCCGCCGCAACCACGCTGGTGAATGTGTATATTCGCCAGAAAAATTACCGCATAGCGCACGACCGATTGACGCAATTGATCAACGACCAGCCGACACGGTTGCAGTTGCAGGAATTGAAAGCGCGCGTGTTGATCGCGCAGGGCGATTCGGCAAATGCCGAAGCCACGTTGCGCGACATCTTGCAAACCGATCCGAACTATTTGAACGCCTACTTTTTGCTCAGCGATTTTTACCAGAGTTCGCAGCAACAAACCGACCGTGCCATTGCAGAGCTAACCCGGCTAATCAGTTTGCGCCCGACCAACGCCCAACAAGTCGCGCAAGCTCATTTATTCATTGCGATGTTGGAAGAAGGACGCGGGAATTTCGACGCGGCGGTGACGAATTACGAACAGATGCTGAGTTACGACAAACGCTCCATCGGTGCTGCCATCGCACTGAACAATCTGGCCTGGATTTACGCTGACAAAGGCAAAGGCAATCTGGACAAAGCCACCGATTATGCGCGTAGCGCCATCACCATCGCGCCCGAAGCCAACTTCTTCGATACGTTGGGATACGCCTATTACAAAAAACGCCAGTTCGATGTCGCCATCGAACAATTCCGCAAAGCGATTGACCGCCGTCCCGACAACCCGGCCTATCACCTTCATCTGGCACGAGCTTTACGTGACAACGGCAACACGCAACAGGCACGAACTTCGTATGAACGCGCACTGCAGTTCAGCGGGGCAAATTTCAAGGAATCCGATCAAGCCAGGCTTGAACTTGCTGCGCTGCGAAGATATTGA
- a CDS encoding carbon-nitrogen hydrolase yields MSAKDKINVALIQMSCSADPRENLEKVLVRIDEAARQGAQIVSTQELFRSRYFCQTEDHANFELAEPIPGTSTDELAKLAADRGIVIVGSLFERRAPGLYHNTAVVVDADGQLLGKYRKMHIPDDPLFYEKFYFTPGDLGFKAFETRFGKIGVLVCWDQWYPEGARLTALAGAQILFYPTAIGWQPPEKEEYGERQHASWETIQRAHAIANGVYVAVANRVGHEPTPPSAQHGNEGQGIEFWGQSFIADPSGQIIAKASVAEEQILMAEVDFRKLDVQRTHWPFLRDRRVDAYQDITKRFID; encoded by the coding sequence ATGAGTGCAAAAGACAAAATCAATGTCGCGCTGATTCAGATGAGTTGCAGCGCCGACCCGCGCGAAAATCTGGAAAAAGTGCTGGTTCGGATTGATGAAGCTGCCAGGCAGGGCGCGCAAATTGTTTCGACGCAAGAATTGTTTCGTTCCCGGTATTTTTGCCAAACGGAAGATCACGCCAACTTTGAACTGGCCGAACCGATTCCGGGTACCAGCACTGATGAGTTGGCGAAGTTGGCCGCCGATCGGGGTATCGTCATTGTCGGTTCGCTGTTCGAGCGACGCGCGCCGGGGCTGTATCACAATACGGCGGTCGTCGTTGATGCCGACGGCCAGTTGCTGGGCAAATACCGCAAGATGCACATTCCGGACGATCCGCTGTTTTACGAAAAGTTTTACTTCACGCCGGGCGATCTCGGTTTCAAAGCCTTTGAAACGCGTTTCGGCAAAATCGGTGTGTTGGTTTGTTGGGATCAGTGGTACCCGGAAGGCGCACGTCTGACCGCTTTAGCCGGAGCGCAGATTTTGTTTTACCCGACGGCCATCGGTTGGCAGCCGCCGGAAAAAGAAGAGTACGGCGAACGGCAGCACGCTTCGTGGGAAACCATCCAGCGCGCACACGCGATTGCCAACGGAGTGTACGTCGCTGTTGCCAATCGCGTAGGCCACGAACCCACTCCTCCCAGTGCCCAGCACGGCAACGAAGGCCAAGGCATCGAATTCTGGGGACAAAGCTTCATCGCCGACCCTTCGGGGCAAATCATCGCCAAAGCCTCTGTCGCCGAAGAACAAATCCTGATGGCCGAAGTGGATTTCCGGAAACTCGACGTGCAGCGAACCCATTGGCCATTTCTGCGCGACCGGCGCGTGGACGCTTACCAAGACATCACCAAACGATTTATTGACTGA
- a CDS encoding agmatine deiminase family protein gives MTNRIPRELGYHMPAEWEPHEATWLSWPHKGASWPGRFEPIPAVFVELTRHLSESELVRINVADKDFAERVRQLLRAGSVNLDRVRFHLNPTDDAWCRDHGPIYVVRDCDGKRERAINDWGYNAWGGKYPPCDNDDVVPTRIAEEMGEVLFQPNIVMEGGSIDVNGLGTLLTTEACLLNPNRNPQLNRQQIEQYLKDYLGVTNILWLGDGIVGDDTDGHIDDLTRFVSADTVVTVLEDDPQDENFQPLKENHERLLTMKDQDGQPLRVVTMPMPGVRYIDDQRVPMSYANFYIANTSVLVPTYRHANDAKACEILQSLFPNRKVIGLDCWDLIWGLGSIHCVTQQMPAIG, from the coding sequence ATGACGAATCGGATTCCGCGAGAACTCGGCTACCACATGCCCGCCGAATGGGAACCGCACGAAGCGACATGGCTTTCCTGGCCGCACAAAGGAGCCAGTTGGCCGGGACGCTTTGAACCCATCCCGGCGGTCTTTGTTGAATTGACCAGACACTTGAGCGAATCGGAACTGGTTCGCATCAACGTTGCCGACAAAGATTTTGCCGAACGCGTGCGTCAGCTTTTGCGTGCTGGTAGTGTGAATCTTGACCGCGTGCGCTTTCATTTGAATCCGACCGATGACGCCTGGTGCCGTGATCACGGGCCGATTTACGTCGTGCGCGACTGCGATGGTAAACGCGAACGCGCTATCAACGATTGGGGCTATAACGCCTGGGGCGGTAAGTATCCGCCTTGCGATAACGACGATGTTGTGCCGACTCGCATTGCTGAAGAGATGGGCGAAGTCCTGTTTCAGCCCAACATTGTGATGGAAGGCGGTTCGATAGACGTAAATGGGCTGGGCACCTTGCTGACAACGGAAGCCTGTCTGCTCAATCCCAATCGCAACCCGCAACTCAATCGTCAACAGATTGAACAGTACCTGAAAGATTATCTGGGCGTGACGAACATTTTGTGGCTTGGCGATGGCATCGTTGGTGACGACACGGACGGCCACATTGACGATTTGACGCGCTTTGTTTCCGCCGACACGGTTGTCACCGTCCTCGAAGATGATCCGCAGGACGAAAACTTCCAACCGCTGAAAGAAAATCACGAACGATTGCTGACAATGAAAGATCAAGACGGCCAACCGCTGCGAGTCGTAACAATGCCTATGCCCGGAGTCCGGTACATTGACGATCAGCGCGTGCCGATGAGTTACGCCAACTTTTACATTGCCAACACATCGGTGCTGGTCCCGACCTATCGCCACGCCAACGACGCCAAGGCGTGCGAAATCCTGCAATCACTTTTCCCCAACCGAAAGGTCATCGGCCTGGATTGTTGGGATTTGATTTGGGGACTCGGTTCCATTCATTGCGTGACGCAACAAATGCCTGCTATTGGATGA